One Kineococcus radiotolerans SRS30216 = ATCC BAA-149 DNA window includes the following coding sequences:
- a CDS encoding phosphotransferase, with translation MPGHQPGLPWRAGDLGPVVAALDRLVAVGTPCPVPDLPTAREALAGELPEPALDLLDGDSLVHLDLRADNLLLTPAGAVLVDWPHACRGPAWLDLLTLLAEVDRLGEEGLAERVLTTSALTRDVEADVLTTVLDGFRAFFLHRAAQPVPPGLPTLREFQRVQGEALARWVARRRAPAR, from the coding sequence GTGCCGGGGCACCAGCCGGGCCTGCCCTGGCGGGCCGGCGACCTCGGTCCCGTGGTGGCGGCGCTGGACCGGCTGGTGGCGGTGGGGACGCCCTGCCCCGTCCCGGACCTGCCGACGGCGCGGGAAGCCCTCGCCGGGGAACTGCCGGAGCCCGCGCTGGACCTCCTCGACGGCGACAGCCTCGTCCACCTGGACCTGCGGGCGGACAACCTCCTGCTGACCCCCGCCGGGGCGGTCCTGGTCGACTGGCCGCACGCCTGCCGCGGACCCGCCTGGCTGGACCTGCTGACGCTGCTGGCCGAGGTCGACCGGCTGGGGGAGGAGGGTCTCGCCGAGCGCGTGCTCACCACCTCCGCGCTGACCCGCGACGTGGAGGCGGACGTGCTGACGACGGTGCTCGACGGGTTCCGCGCGTTCTTCCTCCACCGGGCCGCGCAGCCCGTCCCGCCGGGGTTGCCGACGCTGCGGGAGTTCCAGCGCGTCCAGGGCGAGGCGCTGGCGCGCTGGGTGGCCCGGCGGCGGGCACCCGCGCGCTGA
- a CDS encoding ANTAR domain-containing protein encodes MATPPPAGELMDPQDAFAELSTLVVGETPLSQVLARVAQLAQECVPGAEEVSVTLLEGDRARSAAFTGSLAAALDERQYEGGFGPCIDAAQSGQVIRVDDTGAEEVYPDFAAVAARQGVRSSLSVGMPMPQRILGGINVYRFDEGVLDEDAEKTLQAFAAYAAVALANHSLYASSMALNGNLQVAMQSRAVIEQAKGVLVASLRCSPEEAFAHLAKQSQHTNRKLRDIATEIVERAGRG; translated from the coding sequence GTGGCGACCCCACCGCCGGCGGGGGAGCTGATGGACCCCCAGGACGCGTTCGCCGAGCTGAGCACGCTCGTCGTGGGCGAGACCCCCCTCAGCCAGGTCCTGGCCCGGGTGGCCCAGCTCGCCCAGGAGTGCGTGCCGGGGGCGGAGGAGGTGTCGGTGACGTTGCTGGAAGGCGACCGCGCCCGCTCCGCGGCCTTCACCGGCAGCCTCGCCGCCGCGCTGGACGAACGGCAGTACGAGGGCGGCTTCGGCCCCTGCATCGACGCCGCGCAGAGCGGGCAGGTCATCCGCGTGGACGACACCGGCGCGGAGGAGGTCTACCCCGACTTCGCCGCGGTCGCTGCGCGTCAGGGCGTGCGCAGCAGCCTCTCCGTGGGCATGCCGATGCCCCAGCGGATCCTGGGTGGGATCAACGTCTACCGCTTTGACGAGGGCGTCCTGGACGAGGACGCGGAGAAGACGTTGCAGGCCTTCGCCGCCTACGCCGCGGTCGCGTTGGCGAACCACTCCCTCTACGCCTCCTCGATGGCGCTCAACGGCAACCTGCAGGTCGCGATGCAGTCCCGGGCGGTGATCGAGCAGGCCAAGGGGGTGCTGGTGGCGAGCTTGCGCTGCAGCCCGGAGGAGGCGTTCGCGCACCTGGCGAAGCAGTCCCAGCACACCAACCGCAAGCTGCGCGACATCGCCACCGAGATCGTCGAACGCGCCGGCCGCGGCTGA
- a CDS encoding carbon-nitrogen hydrolase family protein — translation MRIALAQINSTDDPAANLDLVAEEVARAAGRGARLLVLPEATMCRFGVPLGPVAEPVDGPWAGELAALADAAGITVVAGAFSPGGGDRVRNTLLVRGAGVHADYDKIHLYDAFDFVESESVEPGTDPVVVDVDGVGVGFATCYDLRFPDLFTALADRGAQVVVVAASWGAGPGKVEQWELLARARALDCTSFVVACGQADPGELAGGSTAPLGVGHSRVVGPLGDVVAALGAERGHLVVDLDLERVARARAALPVLENRRSFRTPGTAEHA, via the coding sequence GTGCGCATCGCCCTGGCCCAGATCAACAGCACCGACGACCCCGCCGCCAACCTCGACCTCGTTGCGGAGGAGGTCGCCCGCGCCGCCGGGCGGGGGGCCCGCCTCCTCGTCCTGCCCGAGGCCACGATGTGCCGCTTCGGGGTGCCGCTGGGCCCGGTCGCCGAACCCGTCGACGGGCCCTGGGCCGGGGAGCTGGCGGCGCTGGCCGACGCGGCGGGGATCACCGTCGTCGCCGGGGCGTTCTCCCCCGGCGGCGGGGACCGGGTGCGCAACACCCTGCTGGTGCGCGGCGCCGGGGTGCACGCCGACTACGACAAGATCCACCTCTACGACGCGTTCGACTTCGTCGAGTCCGAGAGCGTCGAACCCGGGACGGACCCGGTGGTCGTCGACGTCGACGGCGTCGGGGTGGGGTTCGCGACCTGCTACGACCTGCGGTTCCCCGACCTGTTCACCGCCCTCGCCGACCGGGGGGCGCAGGTCGTCGTGGTGGCCGCCTCCTGGGGGGCGGGACCGGGCAAGGTCGAGCAGTGGGAGCTGCTGGCGCGGGCGCGGGCCCTGGACTGCACCTCGTTCGTCGTGGCCTGCGGCCAGGCCGACCCGGGCGAGCTCGCCGGCGGGTCGACCGCCCCGCTGGGCGTCGGGCACAGCCGGGTCGTCGGCCCCCTCGGCGACGTCGTCGCCGCCCTGGGCGCCGAGCGCGGGCACCTCGTCGTCGACCTGGACCTGGAGCGGGTGGCCCGCGCCCGGGCCGCGCTGCCCGTCCTGGAGAACCGCCGCTCCTTCCGGACCCCCGGAACCGCCGAACACGCGTAG
- a CDS encoding GntR family transcriptional regulator has protein sequence MYTCRVPGRSTGRERAYQYLRDEVLVDPSVQGTFLNELDLATRVGVSRTPVREALLLLVSEGLVELVPQRGAYVPVLTGRQVSELMDLRGALERHAATRTVAAGTVPFAALEEALDQQRLLLGGGGGTDAARRFIEWDRVFHSVLVDAVGNGLLSSTYANLRVRQVRIGVQALYSAAGRQETVCEEHRRIVDALAAGDVAEAHAAIDEHLQVTLRVLLAA, from the coding sequence GTGTACACATGTCGTGTGCCAGGACGGTCGACAGGTCGGGAACGGGCTTACCAGTACCTCCGCGACGAGGTGCTCGTGGACCCCTCCGTCCAGGGCACCTTCCTCAACGAGCTGGATCTCGCGACGCGGGTCGGCGTCTCCCGGACCCCGGTGCGCGAGGCGCTGCTGCTGCTGGTCTCGGAGGGCCTGGTGGAACTGGTGCCCCAGCGGGGAGCCTACGTCCCGGTGCTCACCGGGCGGCAGGTCAGCGAGCTCATGGACCTGCGCGGCGCGTTGGAGCGGCACGCCGCCACCCGGACGGTGGCGGCGGGGACCGTCCCGTTCGCGGCCCTGGAGGAGGCGCTGGACCAGCAGCGCCTCCTCCTGGGCGGCGGGGGCGGAACGGATGCCGCCCGCCGGTTCATCGAGTGGGACCGGGTGTTCCACTCGGTTCTCGTCGACGCCGTCGGCAACGGGTTGCTGTCCTCCACCTACGCGAACCTGCGGGTGCGGCAGGTGCGCATCGGCGTTCAGGCCCTGTACTCCGCCGCCGGCCGTCAGGAGACGGTGTGCGAGGAGCACCGGCGCATCGTCGACGCGCTGGCCGCCGGGGACGTGGCCGAGGCGCACGCGGCGATCGACGAGCACCTGCAGGTCACGCTGCGCGTCCTGCTGGCCGCTTAG
- a CDS encoding MFS transporter, whose translation MDAAAPATGVSRASVRKAYAASLTGTSLEWYDFAVYSSASALVLPQLFFPSSDPLTGTLLAFSTYAVGYVARPLGGILFGRLGDVIGRKKVLVATLLLIGIATFVIGLLPTYATIGVAAPVLLVLMRFAQGVGVGGEWGGAVLLSAEFGDPRRRGFYSSAAQVGPPAGNLLANGVLGLLTVTMSEETFEGGGWRIAFLLSALLVAFGLWIRLKLEDTPVFQAIAERGDAPSAPVREVFRTSPRGLVAAICSRVGPDVLYAMFTVFVLTYGTTVVGFSRGQVLAAVLVGSACQLFLMPLAGAVSDRVNRRLLYAIGAVCAIVWPFAFFALVDGGSHVALTVGVVVGLAIHACMYGPQAAFVTEQFSPRLRYTGSSLAYTIAGIFGGALAPLAFTALLDATGSGTAIAVYIAVAAVVTLVGLALGRDPDPAEDDALLAENAAKRPAGRAA comes from the coding sequence ATGGACGCCGCAGCACCGGCGACGGGCGTGTCCCGCGCCTCGGTCCGCAAGGCCTACGCCGCCAGCCTCACCGGGACCTCGCTGGAGTGGTACGACTTCGCCGTCTACTCCAGCGCCTCGGCCCTCGTCCTCCCGCAGCTCTTCTTCCCCTCCTCCGACCCGCTGACCGGGACGCTGCTGGCGTTCTCGACCTACGCCGTCGGCTACGTCGCCCGCCCGCTGGGCGGGATCCTGTTCGGGCGGCTGGGCGACGTGATCGGACGGAAGAAGGTCCTCGTCGCGACGCTGCTGCTCATCGGGATCGCGACCTTCGTCATCGGCCTGCTGCCCACCTACGCCACCATCGGCGTCGCCGCCCCGGTCCTGCTGGTGCTCATGCGCTTCGCCCAGGGCGTCGGGGTCGGGGGCGAGTGGGGCGGGGCCGTCCTGCTCTCCGCCGAGTTCGGTGACCCCCGCCGCCGCGGGTTCTACTCCTCCGCCGCCCAGGTCGGGCCGCCGGCGGGCAACCTGCTCGCCAACGGCGTCCTGGGCCTGCTCACCGTGACGATGAGCGAGGAGACGTTCGAGGGCGGCGGCTGGCGCATCGCGTTCCTGCTCTCCGCACTGCTCGTCGCCTTCGGGTTGTGGATCCGGCTCAAGCTGGAGGACACCCCCGTGTTCCAGGCCATCGCCGAACGCGGCGACGCCCCCTCGGCCCCGGTGCGCGAGGTGTTCCGGACGTCCCCGCGCGGGCTGGTCGCCGCCATCTGCTCCCGCGTCGGCCCGGACGTCCTCTACGCCATGTTCACGGTGTTCGTCCTGACCTACGGCACCACCGTCGTCGGGTTCTCCCGCGGTCAGGTCCTGGCCGCCGTCCTCGTCGGGTCCGCCTGCCAGCTGTTCCTCATGCCGCTGGCCGGCGCGGTGTCCGACCGGGTCAACCGGCGCCTGCTGTACGCGATCGGCGCGGTGTGCGCGATCGTGTGGCCGTTCGCGTTCTTCGCCCTCGTCGACGGCGGTTCCCACGTGGCGCTGACGGTCGGCGTCGTCGTCGGCCTGGCCATCCACGCCTGCATGTACGGGCCCCAGGCCGCGTTCGTGACCGAGCAGTTCTCGCCCCGGCTGCGCTACACGGGCTCCTCGCTGGCCTACACGATCGCCGGGATCTTCGGCGGGGCGCTCGCGCCGCTGGCGTTCACCGCCCTGCTCGACGCGACCGGGAGCGGGACCGCCATCGCCGTCTACATCGCCGTGGCCGCGGTCGTGACGCTCGTCGGGCTCGCCCTCGGGCGCGACCCCGACCCCGCCGAGGACGACGCGCTGCTGGCGGAGAACGCGGCTAAGCGGCCAGCAGGACGCGCAGCGTGA